The Pontibacter korlensis sequence CGCGAAACTTCTGACCGACCAGGTGCTGCTGTACTTTTACAAAGGCCGCAACCGTCAAAAGCTGGAGCAGCAGTATACTTTTGCCTGGAAGCAGCAATTCGCTTCCAGGCTTCGTCTGGGCCGCACGGTGCAGCATCTGTTTGGAGGTCCGCTACTGTCGGAGGTAACAGTGGGCCTGTTAAAGGCAGTGCCGCCTGCGGTGCAGCTTATCATGCGCCAAACGCATGGTAAGCCTTTCTAAAGCTGCTCCTGCTTTCGCCCAAATCTTATAAGCGGCCGCATCCGTACTTATGTGCGTGTTCGTTTTTCGTATGCGGCTTAGCAGTTTTATACTTTCTCCCGACACATGCAACACGACAAGCGAAACCATACCCGAAACACAAATCACATGAAAAGCTACATTTGCGCCATCGGCACGGCTAACCCTCCGAACAAAATACCGCAGATGCAGGTGGCAGACTTTATGGCTGCCGCCATGCAGTTTGATGAGCAGGATACCCGCAAGCTGAAGGCGCTATACCGTGTGTCGGGCATTGGGCAGCGTTACAGTGTGCTGGAAGATTACACCCGCCAGAACGGTAACTTCTCCTTTTACCCAAATACCCCTACCCTGGAGCCTTTCCCTACGGTGCAGCAGCGCATGGATGTATATCGCCGGCATGCGGTGCAGTTATCAGAGCAGGCAATCCGGAGCTGCCTTGACCAAACACCAAGCATACAGCTCAGCGACCTCACCCATCTGATTACAGTTAGCTGCACAGGCATGTATGCCCCTGGGCTAGATATAGAGCTGGTTGAACGCCTAAGCCTGTCGCCTTGTGTGCAGCGCACTTCTGTAAATTTTATGGGCTGCTATGCCGCGTTTAACGCGATTAAACTGGCAGACTCCATCTGCAGGGCAAACCCGGAGGCTAAGGTAATGCTGGTGTGCACAGAGATCTGTACCATCCATTTTCAGAAGAACCCGGAACAGGACCATTTGGTGTCTAACGCCTTGTTTGGCGATGGCGCGGCGGCTGTACTGATGCAGGGGCAGCCCTGCCAGCAGATGAGCCTGGAACTGCAGTCTTTCCACTGCGATCTTGCACCTGCTGGCAAGCGCGACATGGCCTGGCACATTGGTGACACAGGCTTTGAAATGACCCTCTCCTCCTATGTGCCAGATCTGATCAAGAAAGGTATAAAACAGCTGACGGAGCGGCTTCTACAGGGCCTCAAAACCACACTGGCGGAGATAAAGCTGTTTGCCATACACCCCGGTGGCAGGCGCATTCTGGAAGTAATAGAGCAGGAGCTAGGCATGACCCGCGACGACAACCGTTTTGCTTACCAGGTACTGCGCGATTTTGGCAATATGTCGTCGGCTACGGTGCTGTTTGTACTAAAAGAGTTAATGCAAACACTGACGCCCCAACACAAAGATGAACCTGTGCTGAGCTTCGCCTTCGGCCCCGGCCTTACCCTGGAATCCATGTTACTGAAGGTCCATTATGCACATGCTGAGACAACGGTCTAACGAGCTGGAGCTAATGGATGACCTCACGCTTAGCGGAGAGGAACTACGCCAGAACCTGCGCGAACTGGAGGTGATCAACAACTGGCTGGGCGGGCATAAAGTAGTACTAAGTGCGCTGGACAGCCTGCTGGCAGAGCACCAACCTGAACGCCTGCGCATTGCAGACATTGGCTGTGGCGGCGGCGACACCTTACGAAGTATAGCCCGCTGGGCCCGCAGCAAACGTGTACCTGTAGCACTGGTTGGTGTTGATGCGAACGATTTTATGGTGCAGTATGCCCGCCGCCACTGCAGTGCCTACCCTGAGATAACCATAGAGCAGCAAGATGTTTTCTCAAAGGAATATAGCCTGCAAAGGTATGATGTTATAGTGTGCAGCCTTTTTTGCCACCACTTTACCGATGCACAACTGGTGCAGATGTTCCGGCAGCTGTACGGGCAGGCTAGGCTGGGAGTAATCATCAATGATTTGCACCGGCACTGGCTGGCCTATTACTCCATCAAATACATAACGGCAGCCTTCTCTAAGTCAGACCTGGTCAGGAACGATGCGCCACTCTCGGTATGGCGAGCATTCAGGCGTCAGGAGTTAGTGCAGCTGGTGCAACAGGCAGGTGTAGCTAAGTATAGATTACGCTGGATGTGGGCTTTCCGGTGGCAACTGCTTTTGCAAAAAATATAAGTGTTGCTTCGGCTGTAAATTATTTCAGGACATAATATGCGTAAACAAACGATTAACTTCTGGATACTTTTCACAGTATCAACCATCCTTTCCGCCATTGCTATCTCCTTATTTTTTAAGGCACTGAAGGTAATATTAATGGTAGTGCTGATTTTGGCACTGACTCCTATTATCTATCTTATCCTGCGCCTTATCTTCCCAACCAAAAAAGATGAGGACGATAAGCTTCGGAAGCGGGATTAGAACCGGTGCTTGCCTGAATCTTTACATGGGGCTCCTACCCCAAGAGTTTACTGGGTTTGAGGATGAGCAGGACTAAAAGTGGAAAACACTTTCTAACTTCTTAACCTTCTAACTAAAAGTAGAACTGCTGTGCCAGCCTAAAGGTGTTGGCATGTGCCTCTATAATGTATGCAATCTGTTTAGAATACCCACCACCCATACTTACCGTAACAGGCAGGTTATGGCGCTTACAAAGCTCCAGCACCGTACGGTCGCGCTCTTTACAGCCATCTATGGTCATTCCTAACTTTCCCAGCTTATCAGTAGCCAGCACATCCACCCCCGACTGAAAGAAGACAAATTCAGGCTGCACCACATCAAGCAAGCGTGGCAGGTGATGCTTTAACAACTGCAGGTAAGTTTTATCGTCCGTGCCTTCTGCTAAAGGCACATCCAGATCAGAATTCTCTTTATGGAAGGGGTAGTTGTGGCCGCAGTGCATACTAAATGTAAACACCTTCGGCTCGTTCTCAAAAATCTGTGCGGTGCCATTACCCTGATGCACATCCAGGTCCACCACCAACACCTTGTTTATATTTTTGTACTTGATGAGGTGGTTTGCAGCAATGGCAATATCATTGAGCAGGCAGAAGCCTTCCCCCCGGTCAGTAAAGGCATGGTGGGTACCGCCGGCAATATTCATCCCGATACCATATTCTAATGCAAACAAAGCAGCCTGCACTGTACCATTCATAATCACCACCTCGCGTTGCACCAGCTGCTCCGATAAAGGAAAACCTGTCTTTCTGATTTCAGACGGGGTGAGCTGAAGGCCACTGAGCCGTTGCCAGTAAGTTGTGTCGTGCGTATCAAGTATAAACTTTTCTGCCAGTGGCTCTGGAGCAAATAAGTTACCTTCGGTAATGGTACCCTCATATAAAAGCTGCTCGGGCAGCAGGTCATACTTTGCCATCGGGAAGCGGTGCCCCTCAGGAAGGCTGTGTGCAAAAATTTCGGACCAAGCTATCTTTAACATAGTACAAAACTAACAACAATAGGGCTATTAGAGTTTAGCTTCTCGCTTCTTACAAACAGCACAACGCGTTGCACCACCCATACAAGTTTAGTACAATTAACACTACTAACTCACAATAACGTGGATAACTTCTGAAACCATTTCAGACATGCCTAGCACAAGCAGTTTTCTTCAACTTCTAGGCAGCTAATTGTGGATAACTTTGTTGATTACACATGTTTATCCACCTTTTCTTGTTAATTCATTGTGAACAAGCTCCTGATTTCGTAATAATCCAGTGAAATTTTGCCTAACTGTGGAAATTGTCCACAGTTAGGCAAAAGGATTAATGGTTTACTTCTACCTACTGTAGCACTTCTTCTATTCATCTTAAAACACAATTAGCTCCTTCTTCATTCAGTGTTAAAACGGAGGTATCTGCTCAAAAATATTTTTTGCCCAAAACTACTGTACACAGAATATATTTACTTTACTTTTCCTACTGTTCACCCAGATAATAAGCTGGCACACACAAACTTTTATACCAGCAGCTACATAACCTCAGCCTTAAAATAAAGTATAAAACATATGAACAGCTCTTCACATTACAGAAGAGCATCAGTAAGCAAATCAGAAACTATGAGAAAAGGATTTACCCTGATGTTGCTACTACTTTGGTCGGCTACAGGCTTTGCCCAAATAGACGTAGAAGGCCCAAGCCGAGTGCAGCAAAACCACAACTTGTTAAGCCGCTCTCCCAACTCTGGTATCGGTATCAAAGGCGGAGTTAGCCTTGCCAATGTGCATGGCAGCGACAAAGACAAGTTTGGAAATGTTAGCAACCACACGTCTTTCCATGCCGGTGTTTTTGCCCAGTTCGGCTTTGGAGACTTTTTCTCGCTGCAGCCAGAATTGCTTTACTCCCGCAAAGGCTTTGAGCGCCAAGACTCGGTGTTCAGGTATGACTACCTGGAGGTGCCAGTGCTAGCGGTGTTTAATATAACAAACAACTTTAGTGTACACCTTGGCCCACAGGTAGGCGTTATGGTATCGGCAAAACACGAGGACCAGGAAATTGACCTGGAGCCTTATAACGCCTTTGATTATGGCGCTAGCGCAGGTTTGGAAGGCCAGGTTGGACGCTTCAGGCTAGGTACACGCTATGTGCACAGCTTAGGCGACTTGCGCAAGGAGGACAGTAGCGGCAATAGCATAGACGAGAACATTATGAATGGGGTAATTCAGGTATACCTTGGCGTTTCGTTCTAGCAGAAATTGATTCGCTAAAAGTTATCAGGAGCCGGCATTATGTCCGGCTTTTGCTTTTTTAGGGCCACTACAACATATAGATTATATCGTTTTATGTTTTACCAGCGTACCACTAGGTGTTAAACTGCGGCACAGTAGCACATATAAAAAATCAGAACTACTATGGGGAAGCACCACCAACACCTGTTTCTGCAGCTCGCTATGCTGTTCCTGCTGGTTTCGGCTTGTGATACCACGGTCAGGACTGACGAGGCTGAGATAGGCGATGCTATAGTAAAGGAGGCTAGTGTGGCTCCAACCGATACCTTTGTTGTAGATACAGCCCGAAGTGAAATCACCTGGATTGGGGCTAAAATGACAGGCAGACACAACGGCGTAATAGACATCACAGAAGGAGAGCTATACATGACCAATGGACTTGTTACAGGAGGCCGCATTACTCTTGACATGACTACTGTTAGGTCAACCGACAAAACCATTGACGAGAACAGCAATAAGAAGCTCACCACGCATCTTCGCTCTCCAGACTTTTTCGACTCTGAGCGCTATACTACCGCTACTTTTGAGCTAACAGGCTTTGCCCCCTACGATAGCACCGCCGAGCAGAGCAGCCCTAGTGGCGTCACTCCCCGGTACAGTGAGCTGCGTATAAAAAACCCTACGCACCGTGTTAGCGGCAACCTCACGATCAGGGGCCAAACTAAAAGTGTTGTGTTTCCGGCAAGAGTAACTCTGGAAGATAGCCTGCTGCGCGCTAAGGCCAATTTCAACATAGACCGCACCAAGTGGGGCCTTGTATACCGTTCCGATAACTCCCTAGGCGACCAAACCATTCGCGCAGAAGTGAACATCGGTTTAGACCTGATAGCCACGACACAAAACCCTAGTTTATAACTATTTGCCACCCATTATCGGGTACATGCTATGGCACTACAGATGCAAAGAGCAGTAAGTCATATGCTAAAGCCGGTTTTTATGCGTTCCTACTCATAAACCATCGTTTACCCATGAGAAGATTTCTGTGCCTGCTTACCTTTTTCTTTCTTTGTCTTACAGCCAGCGCCCAAGACCTGAGCCAGCTGAACCAAGGGCAGGCAGACACACTAGAGGCCGGTATGTTGGTGTTAGGCGGCTGGGCCATCATTAACATTCTTTTCAGCAGCTTTAAGCTGACGAAAGCCACCCGCAGCCGCAAGTACTTTTACCAAATGAATGTATACTGGAACATTGTAAACCTGCTCATCGCCAGCTTTGCCTTGTATACTATACTTTCCAAGGATAGTGCCACGCTCAGCTTATCAGATAGCCTTTACCTGCACGGCTGGTATAAAAAGCTGCTTTACCTTAGTGTAGGCCTGGATGCAGGCTTTATAATGCTGGGTGCTTACCTGAAAGAGCACTCACGCTGGTCGGCTAAGGCCGAACAAATGCAGGGTTGGGGGCAATCGGTACTATTACAAGGGTTGTTTCTACTACTACTGGACCTAGTACTGGTAATACTGTTGGAGACTTATACCAACGACTTTTTTCAACTGGTAGGAAAGGTGTAGCTTAAGCTTTACTTATAACGACCTGCTCACTCCCCAGTGTAGAGCCTGAAAAAGAAACCCACACCTTACATCTAAGGTGTGGGTTTCTTTTATAGAAGTACAACCACTAGCGGTCGTGCTTACCTTCAGCAAATTCTTCGATCATCTTTTTATTGAAAGCAGGTATATCATCAGGATTACGGCTTGTTACCAGGCCTTGGTCTACTACAACCTCCTGGTCTACCCACTCCGCACCGGCATTTTTGAGGTCGGTTTGCAGGGTGTGGTAACTGGTCATCTTTTTGCCTTTTACCTTACCTGTTTCGATCAAGGTCCAAGGCCCATGGCAAATAGCTGCAACTGGCTTGCCGCTCTCCATAAACTTGTTCACAAAGCTCACCGCATCCTTGTTGGCACGCAGGTTATCTGGGTTCATTACACCACCAGGTAGCAACAGGCCATTGTAATCATCAGCCTTAACGTCGTTCAACTTCTTATCCACCTTAAACTTGTCGCCCCACTCGGTATGATTCCAGGCCTTGATCTCATTATTGTCATTCGGTGAGATGATATGTGCCTCAGCACCCGCTTCTTTGAGTGCTTTCAGCGGCTCTGTCAGCTCCACCTGCTCAAATCCTTCTTCTACTAGTATCGCTATTTTCTTTCCTTCTAGTTTGTTCGCCATTCTAAGTTTGTTTTTTATGGTTAAACATTGTGTTGCTATATACATAACGCTTCAATACTCGAATTGTTAACCATTTCCCTTGTCACATCTGCAGGTGTTACCCATTATTAGTTCACCGATAATAGGTAAACAGTCTCCTCGCACACTAGCTATTGATAGTGATTTTGTATGTGACACCATCATTTTTACCTTTCATTATTTGGAATTAGTCTAAGTAAGTAGGTAAGTTTGCTGCCACTTAGAATTAGTCTAAATAAAGCAGCATTCTATTGGCAAAAGCTGCCCGGAATGACCACACATAATCAACATAACTTGTTAGGCATGCTGAAAAAATTTACGCTTATCTGTTTGTGTATCCTGTTCACACAGTTCGCATGGGCGCAACACCATAAAAGCTCAGTTATCAAGGGGCGGGTGCTGCAAGAAAATGACCAACCGCTTGCTGCCGCCAGCATTGTGGTAGAAAATACTCCTTTCGGTACCGTAACCGATGAGAACGGCTACTTTAAGATTATACACATGCCGGAAGGTACTTACCAGGTTAGAGCCATGATGATCGGCTTTAACAGCCTTACAACAAAGGTTCAGTTAGATCGTGGCGAGATAGAGGACGTTAATTTCAAGCTTCTGACCAAATCCAACCAGGTATCAGAGGTAGAGGTGTTCGGGGTAAGAGATAAGCAGCCTGAGAAGCTGGATGCCATTACCCGACTACCTCTTAAGCCAAGCGAGCAGATTCAGAGCATTTCTGTGATTTCGGAGAAGCTGATTGAGCAACAGGGCGCGCTAACTGTGATTGAAGGTGTGCGCAACGTACCAGGAGTTTATACTTACGCTACTTACGGTGGAGTAAGAGAAAGTATCTCTTCACGTGGTTTCCGTGGCATTCCTACACTTAAAAATGGTGTGCGCGTAATGACCGACTTCCGTGGCCAGGGCTTCTCTACCGATATGCAGGGTGTGGAAAGCGTGCAGGTACTGAAAGGTGCCAGCTCTATTACCATGGGTGCTTCTACCGACTTAGGTGGCCCGGGCGGTATCGTGAATATCGTAACCAAAACACCTAAGTTCGAGAACTCAGGCAGCGTATCGCTGCGAGCAGGCAGCTGGGGCTTAATCAGACCAACATTTGATGTGCAGCGCGTGCTGGACAAGAGCAATAAAGTAGCCATACGTCTGAACGGCGCTTATGAAAACGGTGGCAAGTTCCGCGACCACATGGAGAACGAGTCGTTCTACATTAACCCGTCGTTGGAGTGGAGACCAAATGCCCGCAGCACCTTGACGCTGGAAATGGATTACTTTAACGAGGCACAGACCATAGACCCAGGTACTGTAAACCTTTCTGTAGGCAACAAGGAAAACCAGATCTATGACATGCCATCCAACCGCTTCCTGGGTTTCGAGTCTGACAAGACAGATTTGAAGCACACTACTTACACAGCTCGCTACAATTACAACATCACCAACAGTTTATACTTACGTGCTGCTGTTTTCAGCTCCAATTACAACTACGATGCTATCAAGACTAACTTGGCGGCATTGAAGGCTAATTCATCAACGGGCGTAAACGTAGACCAAGTGAACTGGTACCGCCGCTCTATCGCCCACAACTCTACCCGCGAAGACAACAGCACTGTAGTGCAATTGGACCTGGTAGGCCGCAAAATAGAGACAGGCAAGATCAACCATACTTTTCAGGTAGGTGTTGATTACCGCTACATCGATCTATTCCAGCCTACTTATAACTCCATTGCCATAGACGAAATCAACGTTTTTGACCCGGCTACTATTTCGCATACCTTGCCTGAGAGTTTGCCTGCTTTTGAGCGCACTGGTGGTACACAAGCTTACGACTACCGCTTCGGGGCCACTTTCCAGGATGTGATTCAGCTTACCAACTGGGCCAGAGTATACGGTGGCGTACGCTACAGCACCAATAAGACAAGAGACAATGGTGAAAACAGCGCTACTACGGAATTCTGGAACCCATTGGCTGGTGTCATGTTCACGATCAAAGATGGTTTGAATATCTTTGGTTCTTACACCAACAGCACCAACCCTCGCTCTGCCTCCGTGGTAGACGAGAATGGCAACCCACTGGGTGCCGAGCGTATTGATCAGCTGGAGGCTGGCATCAAGTCTGAGTGGTTGAACG is a genomic window containing:
- a CDS encoding type III polyketide synthase, yielding MQHDKRNHTRNTNHMKSYICAIGTANPPNKIPQMQVADFMAAAMQFDEQDTRKLKALYRVSGIGQRYSVLEDYTRQNGNFSFYPNTPTLEPFPTVQQRMDVYRRHAVQLSEQAIRSCLDQTPSIQLSDLTHLITVSCTGMYAPGLDIELVERLSLSPCVQRTSVNFMGCYAAFNAIKLADSICRANPEAKVMLVCTEICTIHFQKNPEQDHLVSNALFGDGAAAVLMQGQPCQQMSLELQSFHCDLAPAGKRDMAWHIGDTGFEMTLSSYVPDLIKKGIKQLTERLLQGLKTTLAEIKLFAIHPGGRRILEVIEQELGMTRDDNRFAYQVLRDFGNMSSATVLFVLKELMQTLTPQHKDEPVLSFAFGPGLTLESMLLKVHYAHAETTV
- a CDS encoding methyltransferase domain-containing protein — protein: MLRQRSNELELMDDLTLSGEELRQNLRELEVINNWLGGHKVVLSALDSLLAEHQPERLRIADIGCGGGDTLRSIARWARSKRVPVALVGVDANDFMVQYARRHCSAYPEITIEQQDVFSKEYSLQRYDVIVCSLFCHHFTDAQLVQMFRQLYGQARLGVIINDLHRHWLAYYSIKYITAAFSKSDLVRNDAPLSVWRAFRRQELVQLVQQAGVAKYRLRWMWAFRWQLLLQKI
- a CDS encoding histone deacetylase, which gives rise to MLKIAWSEIFAHSLPEGHRFPMAKYDLLPEQLLYEGTITEGNLFAPEPLAEKFILDTHDTTYWQRLSGLQLTPSEIRKTGFPLSEQLVQREVVIMNGTVQAALFALEYGIGMNIAGGTHHAFTDRGEGFCLLNDIAIAANHLIKYKNINKVLVVDLDVHQGNGTAQIFENEPKVFTFSMHCGHNYPFHKENSDLDVPLAEGTDDKTYLQLLKHHLPRLLDVVQPEFVFFQSGVDVLATDKLGKLGMTIDGCKERDRTVLELCKRHNLPVTVSMGGGYSKQIAYIIEAHANTFRLAQQFYF
- a CDS encoding porin family protein; translated protein: MRKGFTLMLLLLWSATGFAQIDVEGPSRVQQNHNLLSRSPNSGIGIKGGVSLANVHGSDKDKFGNVSNHTSFHAGVFAQFGFGDFFSLQPELLYSRKGFERQDSVFRYDYLEVPVLAVFNITNNFSVHLGPQVGVMVSAKHEDQEIDLEPYNAFDYGASAGLEGQVGRFRLGTRYVHSLGDLRKEDSSGNSIDENIMNGVIQVYLGVSF
- a CDS encoding YceI family protein, with the protein product MGKHHQHLFLQLAMLFLLVSACDTTVRTDEAEIGDAIVKEASVAPTDTFVVDTARSEITWIGAKMTGRHNGVIDITEGELYMTNGLVTGGRITLDMTTVRSTDKTIDENSNKKLTTHLRSPDFFDSERYTTATFELTGFAPYDSTAEQSSPSGVTPRYSELRIKNPTHRVSGNLTIRGQTKSVVFPARVTLEDSLLRAKANFNIDRTKWGLVYRSDNSLGDQTIRAEVNIGLDLIATTQNPSL
- a CDS encoding DUF6992 family protein translates to MRRFLCLLTFFFLCLTASAQDLSQLNQGQADTLEAGMLVLGGWAIINILFSSFKLTKATRSRKYFYQMNVYWNIVNLLIASFALYTILSKDSATLSLSDSLYLHGWYKKLLYLSVGLDAGFIMLGAYLKEHSRWSAKAEQMQGWGQSVLLQGLFLLLLDLVLVILLETYTNDFFQLVGKV
- a CDS encoding type 1 glutamine amidotransferase domain-containing protein, encoding MANKLEGKKIAILVEEGFEQVELTEPLKALKEAGAEAHIISPNDNNEIKAWNHTEWGDKFKVDKKLNDVKADDYNGLLLPGGVMNPDNLRANKDAVSFVNKFMESGKPVAAICHGPWTLIETGKVKGKKMTSYHTLQTDLKNAGAEWVDQEVVVDQGLVTSRNPDDIPAFNKKMIEEFAEGKHDR
- a CDS encoding TonB-dependent receptor, which codes for MTTHNQHNLLGMLKKFTLICLCILFTQFAWAQHHKSSVIKGRVLQENDQPLAAASIVVENTPFGTVTDENGYFKIIHMPEGTYQVRAMMIGFNSLTTKVQLDRGEIEDVNFKLLTKSNQVSEVEVFGVRDKQPEKLDAITRLPLKPSEQIQSISVISEKLIEQQGALTVIEGVRNVPGVYTYATYGGVRESISSRGFRGIPTLKNGVRVMTDFRGQGFSTDMQGVESVQVLKGASSITMGASTDLGGPGGIVNIVTKTPKFENSGSVSLRAGSWGLIRPTFDVQRVLDKSNKVAIRLNGAYENGGKFRDHMENESFYINPSLEWRPNARSTLTLEMDYFNEAQTIDPGTVNLSVGNKENQIYDMPSNRFLGFESDKTDLKHTTYTARYNYNITNSLYLRAAVFSSNYNYDAIKTNLAALKANSSTGVNVDQVNWYRRSIAHNSTREDNSTVVQLDLVGRKIETGKINHTFQVGVDYRYIDLFQPTYNSIAIDEINVFDPATISHTLPESLPAFERTGGTQAYDYRFGATFQDVIQLTNWARVYGGVRYSTNKTRDNGENSATTEFWNPLAGVMFTIKDGLNIFGSYTNSTNPRSASVVDENGNPLGAERIDQLEAGIKSEWLNDRLRFNLTLFKINNKDMNLQAFTVDENGAVLPTGYYIKGGNDERKGVEVELTGRVLENLEIVTGYSYIDAQYKDHTTFVPGSAPNNTPKHTFNAYANYTLRSGLLQGLNIGAGAYYLGERPYNDWTIDGVQYHNIEPNTAPWYNKAYTIVNAQVGYEFKKHWGIRALFNNIFDEVGYDAYRSSFIDRIQPRNFSGVVTYKF